The DNA sequence TGATAAAGGGATCTTTTTATTGAAACATGAACGCATAAAAAGATTTTTATAAGTAAGAAggttatttatttacatattttcattaaaaataaaaagtaagaattattttagtgaataagAATAGTTTAGATCTTCCtaaaatcaacaattaattttgaaagatATATGGATTATActaagatttttatttatttaaaatggattaataatgtagataaaacATTACTCGCTCATGAACCTAAGACTCACGaaacaattaatatatatttatctattgcggaaaaataaataaatagtttgaTCTCATTCAATTTGAAAGAACGTCCTaaaattgatttctttgttaaataaataagcataCACACTTCAATATGGATTTCATAACTTTCTTCATCAAAAGGTTGTCTTTGTCGCATACCACTAAATACCAAAACTAACGACCTCACCACAGATCCGATCAAACTCTAGAAACGAATAATAACGCGACAAATAATCTTATCGTTTGTGTTTAATTTCTCAACACACAATCTCATATCATCAAGTCCGAAACTAGTTCTTGTCAATATTCTCCGCATGTTTTATTACATGacaataattcataataaattgtttCCCAATATGAAAATGGGTACAAGATATTGAATTGCATAAAGTCACGAAACACAAAACAGGAAAAGTGATGTAAATGATCGAGTTTATTACAAAAACATCGTAACTGCAagagtaattttattattttagaaagtaGCACGTTGAGGCACTCCTTTCCTCCCGCACTTGCGAGTAGCTGATTACTTTATAAGAAAGGTGCTCGGTGCGGCACTCCCTTCCTCCCGCGCTTACGACTGGGCTTCTGCACAACCTCTGGCTTCACATAGAGCTCAACCCTACCATCTCCTACATCAGTTTGAACCTAcacacaacatcaaaataaataatcatacataatacaatatctttttaattatgagaattaaattagaaaaagacCTTGCACGCAATCGAGCAAAAACGAAAGCGATCCGGGTTAGTGAGCTTCCTTTTGCAAAGGCAGCAAGCGCCATCGCCCTCAATTAGTGAACCCGACCCGTTGTGCGGCAGCGGAGTCAACGACACAACCCATTTCTTGTTGCATTTGTAGGgcttcaaatattcacatatataattatcaataattttatcgatccaaaatatttttgaaaaaattaataaagttataCCTGAATTTTGTCACAGTCAATGTATTCTTTCATCTCACTTAGAGGGACAACATTTTGGTAAACAAGCCTGTAAATAGTGAGAATATTGTGGTTGTAGTGCTCCCCACTTCTGATGCAATACCTGCAAATTGGTACATCGCAATTTATGCAATATCTATTCAGTTCATTCTTCTGAATATCATCATGGCGCACACGTctctcaaaaaatattttttccaaaaagaaatCCACCCAATTTTGGAACTTGCCCGCCTCTTCCTGCACattcaaaattatcaattaattacaTATGTAAAATGTAATGTTGTTGTCATgtcatatatatgaaaattatagtGAACAACTAATCAAGAAGCTATGGAACCCTTTCATAAACAAGATTTGCATCTTATTTTTTGAACAAACAATACATCGAAGccaaaaaaatctattttataatatattgtatAACTAGAATTTGGGGAAATATGAGCTAAATAGTAGAGAGTGTGAATATGCAAATACCTGTTGCATAATTTCACTGCCTGAAGAAGTTCTCATCTCAGTCATTTTTTGGGATGAAACAACAGTCACAAGTTGAGAATTATATAGAACCAAAGTATTGTTAAGATTGggttattttatagtagttgGGGGATTTGTTGTTGACTATTTGTGAAATAAATTGTCACATAAATTGGCCAAAATCGATTCTGACCTGTAAGTTGGAGACTACAAAAACACATTAATGTACATGTCTATGGTTGTGTAACTTGTGATAGTAACATATTAACATTTGCTTGTATTCACTGATATATGTTCAGTGAAGGGAGATGAGATTATAACTCTTTTTCAAAGAGTATGAGAACAGAGAAAGGATAATGATGCTACCATTGTTGTTAGTTTCATCTTTGTGTTTACTTTCTCTTTAATGTTGTATACTTGtacatatgaaaaataaattaagtgactaggctaaaattttgatttccaTTCCctgattcaattttatttgcattggTAAATAGATGCCATATCTAGAGGACTGGTCTATTATGGAAGTGGATTACTCAAATTGTCTCTCAGGCGCAGCAAACGCGTTACTGAGTTCCTCGGTTAGACTTCCAGTTAGTGGCGATGTGCGGGtgagataaagtaaaagaatttGTCATATAAGTTATGTTGGATAGTCAATTGGCATAAGAATTAAGAGAAAACTTTTAGTGACTTAAACtgagagataataaagtagggacgagataaagtaaaagtctTTGCCATATAAGTTAATGTATaagggtgcgttaaaatgacaacaccttttaaagtgacactgtgacaacactgcaatattataaacgctaaactgcaatatccaatacactagactgcaatctatagattgcagtccactgtattggatattgcaggcaagaaaaattgtagtctagcgtattggatattgcagccCGAGAAAATATGCCCttggtaattttttatgattgccacatggcagctgattattcatccatgtgtacaaatgattggctagtaatggtggtatggtgttactttaagaggtgttctCATTTTAACGCACAAATGAATACGCACACACACTTCAATATGGATTTCATAACTTTCTTCATCAAAAGGTTGTCTTTGTCGCATACACCTAAATACCAAAACTAACGGACTCACCACTGATCCGATCAAACTctagaaacaaataataacgtgccaaataattttatcatttgtgtttaatttctCAACACACAATCTCAAATCATCGATTCCGAAACTAGTTCTTGTCGGTATTCTCCACATGGTTTATTACAAAAcgaaaataattcataatagaTTGTTTCCCAATAGAAAATGGGTACAAGATATTGAACTTCATAAAGTCACGAAACATAAAACGggaaaaatgaagtaaatgaTAGAGTTTATTACAAAAACATCAGAATTacaagaattattttattattttagaaagttGCACGTTGAGGCACTCCTTTCCTCCCGCACTTGCGAGTACCTGATCACTTTAGAAAGGTGCTCGGTGTGGCACTCCCTTCCTTCCGCGCTTACGATTGGGCTTCTGCACAATCTCTGGCTTCACATAGAGCTCAACCCTACCTTCTCCTACATCACCTTGAACCTACGCAAAACATCATAATACAAcaactttttaattatgagaattaaattagaaaaaaaccTTGCACGCAATTGAGCAAAAACGAAAGCGACCCTGGTCAGGGAGCTTCCTTTTGCAATGGTAGCAAGCACCATTGCCCTCAAATAGTGAACCCGACCCGTTATGCGGCAGCGGAGTCAACGACACAACCCATTTCTTGTTGCATTTGTAGGGCttcaaatatatacaaatataattatcaataattttattgatccaaaatattattgaaaaaattaataaagttataCCAAAAATTTTTCACAGTCAATGTATTCTTTCATCTCACTTAGAGGGACAACATTTTGGTAAACAAGCTTGTAAATAGTGAGAATACTGTGGTTGTAGTGCTCCCCACTTCTGATGCAATGCCTGCAAATTGGTGCATCGCAACTTATATCTATTCAGTTCATTCTTCTACATATCATCATGGCTCTCACATctctcaaaaaatattttttccaaaaaggaatcCACCCAATTTTTGGAACTTGCCCTCCTCTTCCTACGcattcaaaa is a window from the Salvia hispanica cultivar TCC Black 2014 chromosome 1, UniMelb_Shisp_WGS_1.0, whole genome shotgun sequence genome containing:
- the LOC125187768 gene encoding uncharacterized protein LOC125187768, which produces MVLATIAKGSSLTRVAFVFAQLRARYCIRSGEHYNHNILTIYRLVYQNVVPLSEMKEYIDCDKIQPYKCNKKWVVSLTPLPHNGSGSLIEGDGACCLCKRKLTNPDRFRFCSIACKVQTDVGDGRVELYVKPEVVQKPSRKRGRKGVPHRAPFL